The genomic stretch TGGCCTGGTACGCGCGCACACACACGCATCTACTATAATTCTACTTTTTCCTGTACTTTTTGTTGAGCGTCAGAGCACCTGCGTCAGGGACCTCTTCCCTGGTTCTCGCTTTAACGCCCCCCATGTGATCTCCCTATGGTGTGTGCAGACTCGTGGGTACCATTTTCGACGTCTCCTCCCTACTCTCCTTAAAGATCTAAAGGTCTGCAACGCATTTTCGGGTCTAGAAGCCCAATCCTCTCTTAGTCAACATTCTCGCCCTCGTCATCGGCCTCTCGTCTGATTCAACTTCCGGACAtcatcaattattattattattattattattatttaataattctaATAATTAAGAATGACCTTTCTaatttttggtcaaaaatatttaagaaTGGAAGCGCAGAGGTCCCGGCCCACCTGGGCCCTGGGCGATTCGGGCCGCGCAGCTTAAAGTGATGTTCATGCTTCTAAAATGctttcaattttttgtttttcttccatagattttccttttctaacttCCCTAGATTATCCAGTTCGAGTTGGAAGCCAATTCAGAATTTTTGTAACTGATTAGCCAACGACTATTAAGCTATCAGCCAACACATTTAATTTTGTTAACTGCTCGTGTTCTCAGCGGGGATCCACTATTTTTGGAGCCGTACTGGCAGCAGCACGCTGCGCTCAGCGCTGTCGTCGTCTCCGGATGGCACCGGATGAGCTACCGTACCAACGGCGACAACTTCATCTCCCTCCAGCTGGAAACTCACTTGCGCCTTCTCCACGAAGCAGTGGGAAACGCCGTCACCGACGGCAAGTTCATCGTCTTCGGATCCGGGTCCACTCAGCTCTTCAACGCCCTCATCCGCTCGCTCTCCCCCGACAACGATTCTTCATCCTCCTCCCTTTCCAACGTCGTCGCCAGCGCTCCTTACTATCCGGTCAGTCAATGTGTATCCAATCCAACTCATGCATTGAATGATGACACAAGCAGAGGAGATTTCTTGACATTCATCTACCAATTGCTACTCTGCTTGCAGATGTACAAGGCGCAAACAGACTTGCTCGATGGCAGAGAGTTCGAGTGGGAAGGATTGACGTCTGACTGGGCGAACGCATCTTCATCTCCGTCGCCATCGGCAAACTTCATCGAGTTCGTCACGTCCCCGAACAACCCTGAAGGCACCCTGAAACGACCCGTCCTCCCCGGATCGACAGTCATTCACGATCACGCTTACTACTGGCCTCACTACTCTGCAATTCCGGCTCCATCAGACGAGGACATCATGGTCTTCACTGATTCTAAGCTCTCCGGCCACGCCAGCAGCAGATTTGGGTGTGCAAATTGTTAGCTACAAGTTTGTGATCTGAATCAATGCATGACGGTATACGTTGTGATTTTGGGTTTCAGGTGGGTGGTGATAAAGGATAAAGGAGTGTACCAGAAACTTAACCGATATTTGCAGCTGAACTCCATGGGAGTTTCTCGAGACACTCAACTGAGAGTCCTGAAGCTTGTCAAAGTTATAATTGCAAAGGTgaagaaacaagatgatatatttGATTTTGGTTATACGACGTTGAGTGAGAGGTGGAGCAAGCTGAACAAGATTTTATCTTCTTCCACTCGCTTCTCGCTCCAAAAGCTCCCTCCTCAGTATTGCTCCTACTTCAACAAGATCAGAGACCCCTCTCCAGGTCACCTTCTTCAATTCCACATCCATATATATCGATGTTAATTAGAACAGGTTTTTTGCATGCGGCTATATATTTAATTCACTCATGATCTGAATACATATATATAACCAAATTGCAGCTTTTGGTTGGGTGAAATGTGAGAGGGAGGAAGACAAAGACTGCGCTGCTGTGCTACTAAAAGCCGGCATCATATCGCGAACCGGCATAATCTTCGAAGCAGGAAGTCGATACACACGACTAAGTCTGATCAAGACGGAGGATGATATGGACTTACTGTTGCAGCGATTTGAATCTCTCGTTTCTCAGGAGGAGCCTGCAGTACtcgtagctagctagctagcctCATCTCTAGCACACGTTGATGCGAttaagttgattttatttgttgaaTAATTCAGATCGATCAACTAGCACATATATATACATTCATAATCAAGAATGTGAGTGAACTCTGTTCACACAAGTGTTGGACATTTATTAGATCCTGCATTAGGAAAATTGTATGCGTTAATAATGTCAGATGTGGCATGTGTAGCATACTCAGTTTGTTTGTTGTATcgtataattaatttatatatgctTGTATTAAAGTTGGTACAAATCAGTGAAGTAAAATTAAACTGCAGCAGAGTGGAGTTtactgtctatatatatatatatatatatatatatataattaatggaGTTCCAATGCACATTGCACAGGCCTCATCTGGTGCAGGCACCCACCTAATTATATTTCagcaaataaataaagaaacGCAACGTGGGAGACGTGCCTGGTGTTTCCAAGTACGTTCAAGTTCTCCATTAATTATGATCTCCAAACCCTGGAATTTATATATTAAATGGAAGTTGCATGCTCCTTCACGACAAGCTCCTTTATGTGTGTTAGTTTGATCAGCTGAATCCGGGAAACTCTATAGATAGACATtttttaataaatcgaaaaaaagagtattttttttttctttgagtgGTAAAATAAAAGTTTCTGTAATGAAAATAGGTTTTCAGGCTGAAGATGCTCAGATTGTCTCTCTCCCTTTCAGATAAGATATGAGACACGGACTCCTTGTTCTCAGCACTGTGCTGAAGATGTATTTAATCGATTTCCACCATGTCTGGCCCATGTTTCTTTGTCTTTctccaattttttttaatgtatcaCTATTGTTCTCCCATCTCCATCATGAAGCCTCTGTTAATCTTTCTTTTTCCACAATTTGATGAGGGATCACATGGTGTGCCTACCCACACCTCGCTCAATTACTGGTGTCATCATGCATGCATTCAGCTTCAAAGGGGATGCACGTCCACGTGTGCATGGCATGCATGAACTCTCAACAATAATTGGGTCATTTAACTCTGACTGTTTTATATTCAATATCAAGTTTTGATTAATGTAATtgtttattattaattttgatgAAAATTTCATCTCCTAATTTGTACTAATGTATGAAACTAATTAAGCTGAGTGGATCGCACTAGTGCATGCcctctattattatatatataaatatacatATCCAACTTGCAAGCTACCATCACGTGTTCTCTCTAATCACATGGTTTGTCcactaatattttaatttatcccCCAGgccaattcctttttctttttgttctCTTGTGCCTTGATCCATCAGGTACCATCAGTACACCAATTAATACTCTATATAGATGTATATAATTTCTCGATAATAATCTGTGTAAACCTTTAAATTCACTGCTTAATTAATTACTGGGTGTTTTGCCTGAAACTGGAATTAAGCTTAATTTCAGTCGTTCTTAATCGCGCATGGTGTCAGAATCATGTGGGGGCGTGAACGTAAGAGATATGGAAGATGACAAAAGGCTTAATGGAACCTTTGACCAGCGtataattgtttaattaaggcGGAAGAAAAGATATATGGCGTACATAATTAATGAAGCCAGTGCTGCCGGATGGGATGAGATGCGATTATGAGTACACGCAGCGCCTTTCATGTGCCTGCATTACTTGTTTCCCAGAGTTGTGTTTGTTGGTGTACTGCGTGCGTGGTTCGATGAGCTTTGGATTTGCTGTTGGGTAAAGGAGAGCATAGGAACGAGTGGGAGTGAGTAGTGCGGGGatttaattaagaaattaattaatgttGTTTTAGTGCACCAGGACTAATCTCTATAGGCAAAAGCTggcatgattatatattttataacGGTTAGTGGACGAGGGAGGAGGGGTTGGGGGACATTGTTAGGCTTGCATCGCCAATCGTGCAGGAAAAATGTCTGAATAGTCGATGCTGCATGTGAATGCATTGGAATTTAAAAATCTTATAGAACAGCAATTCATGGAAAGAAATTGCTCTCGTGTAACGTAGACACGCGATCGAGTGATAATTACTCTACCCGAGCTTGTCGAGGGCCATGCGACGTGTGATGAAGGGGGTCGTCGTCGAGAAGGGGCAGGGGTGACCCGCTAGTAGCAATCGCAGCAGTTCATCGCGATGCAATCCGATAGCACAAATTGTAGAACGTTGAGATGTAGCTAGGAAATATTCGCTTTTGTATGTACATGAAAGGATAAATTTGTATGGAACACAAAAGAAACGAAGAAAAATCATGGCCACAGGGCAGGAATATTACGATACATTGGAGGGAGGGGAGGGAGCGACCATTACCATTATTGGGGAAAAATTCCTGCCACAATAATGGAAAATTTGACCTTAGAATTTATCTTCTTTCTCTTCCTTGACGCTGATCATGTGCGGTTCCTCGATGAGGGCGTCTTCCCTCAGGATCGCCGGCGTTTCGACGGTGGAACCCACCGTCTGTCTCTCTTTGAACATGGCCATGACCTTGAGCATTGTCGGCCGCCGCATTTGCCGCTCGTCGAGGCAAGCGTAGGCGATCTTGAGGTGCTCGCAGAGCTCCAATTCCATGCTCGGGTGGAGCTTCTCCTCCAGTAGCTCCGGGTCGAACACCTCTCTGATCCGGTGCTTCGGGTGCTGCTTCACCCATCCCACCAGGTTGTTGTTGTCCCCGAACTCCGGCGAGTCGGTAGGAGGCCGGCCGGTGAGGAGCTCCAGCAGCACTACGCCGTAGCTGTACACGTCTCCCTTGGTGGTGCACCGGAAGCTCTGGTAGTACTCCGGCGGCACGTACCCCGGTGTGCCCGCCAACGTGGAGACGCTCAAATGCGTGTCCACCACGTTCATAAGCCTCGCCATGCCAAAGTCGGAGACCCTGGCTTCCAGGTCGTCGTCGAGAAGGACGTTGCTGGATTTCATGTCCCGGTGAATGATGTGGGGGATACAGTTATGGTGGAGGAACGCCAGGCCCCTGGCCGCACCCACGGCGATCTTCCGCCGGGCCTCCCAGTTCAATTTGATGCACCCTTTGTTTCTCTTGTGCAGTACGTCATCGAGGCTCCCGTGCTTCATGAACTGGTACACCAGAAGCCGCTCTTCTTCCACCTTACAGTAGCCGAGCAAAGGAACCAGGTTGCGGTGCTTCACCTTGCCAATGGTCTCCATCTCGGCGGTGAACTCGCGGTCGCCCTGGCCACTGACGTGAATAAGTTTCTTCACGGCGACGACGTTCCCGTCCTTGAGCTGAGCCTTGTAGACGTCCCCGAATCCGCCCGAGCCAACCAAGCAATCGTTGTGGAATTCGTTTGTGGCGTCGACGAGGTCGGCCAGAGTGAGCTTCATGAGGGGCTTCTCGGACGCGGTGAGGTTGATGACAACGGTCTCCTTGGTCAGAGCGGCCAGCTTCCAATTGGAGATGCCGCCGGTGCCAGAGAAGGAACGGCTGTCGATGTAGATGTCTCTTGAGTTGTCGTTGTAGCCTTTTTCTTTCCTCTGTCTCTTCCTGTTTTCGAAGACGATGATAAGCAGGCCGAAAAGGCAAAAGAGGGCGACGAAACCTGCCATCGTGACACTTCCGGCGACGTAGGCTCGTCTCCGGTGGGTGCTCTGTTTCTGGTCGCCGGAGTGGACGCCCGCATTGCTTTGGCAGGGCGGGAGAGGTAGTCCACAGAGCCCCGAGTTGTTCGCGTACCTATTCGGTGAGAAGGTTGGCAGCGGCCCCAATTCGGGTATCGTCCCGTTGAGCTTGTTATTGGAGAGATTGATCTCCGACAAACCGAGAcgcgagaaggaagaaggaatcgGGCCCTCGAGAGAGTTGTAGGAGAGGTCGAGCACGGCGATGAAGCGCAGATTCCCTAGCTCTGATGGAATGAGGCCGGAGAGAGAATTGTGACCGAGGTTGAGGATCATGAGGTAGTACATTTGCCCAATCTCCATTGGAATCTCACCGGCCAGTTGGTTGAAAGAGAGGTCGAGGAAGATCATGGATCCGTTGTTGTTGAACGTGTATCCCATGCTCCCCATGTAGACCCTGGTATAGTTACAGAACTGGTGATCGGGCAGTCGATTGAGGTTCTCCTGCCTGATCCCGGCGAACTCCAGCAGGCTGCCAGTCCCACGGCACCGGTCGCTGATCCCGTCGTTGCGGAGATAAACATAACGTTTGCCGGTAACCAAGCCGACTGCGATTTTGTCGGATTGCTTGGCTAGAGCAGGAGGGATGGAGCCGTTGAGCTGGTTGCTGTTGAGGTCGAGCCAAATCAGGCTCTTGCATTCGCCGAGCTCTGGCGGGATGGGGCCGGAGAAGGAGTTGTCGTCTAGCTTCAAGATGGCCAAGTTCCGAAGCTGGCCTATCCAAGAGGGGATCCGGCCGCTGAGGCGGTTGCTCGACAAGGAGATCCAGTTCAGATTGGCGCAGTCGGCGAGTCCCGCCGGAATCGTCCCGGTGAGGCCGTTGTTGTCGAGGATTAGGTTTTCTAGAGTTCGGATGGCGGAGAGCTCCGCCGGGATCTCTCCCTCCAGAGAGTTCTGCCACATGATGAGATCgcggagggaggagagggagccCAAGCTGGCGGGGATGCTACCGGAGATGTAGTTGAGGCTGAGATCGAGGGAGACCAGATTTGTGCAATTGCTCAACGAATCAGGGATAGAGTCAGAGAAGTTGTTGTTCTGTAGGTAGAGCTCCTCGAGCGCGAAGCTAGGGTTTGCACAGAGCCCCGACGGAATCGGCCCACTGAGGTTGTTGGAGCTGAGGTCGAGCACCTGGAGCTGCGGCAGCTCCGCGATCGAGTCACCGAGGCCACCGCTGAAGCTATTGAAGGCGAGCTCAAGGGATTTGAGGTTGGGCATCGCGGCGAAGGTGGCTATCGGAATCTCGccggagaagttgttgttggagAGGCTAACAGAGGTTAGGGAAGAGCAGGAGGAGAGATCGGAGGGGAGAGTACCGACGAGGTGGTTGGAGGAGAGGTTGAGGTAGAGCAAGCTCTGGCATCCGCCCAAGACCCCCTCATCGAGCTCACCGATCAGGCCGGCAGCCGAGAGGTCGAGATGCTGCAAACTGGAGCAGTTGCTGATCGCCGGGATCCCGGCATTAAGGTGGTTTCCGACGAGCTCAAGACGGCGGAGCCCGGCGAGGCTGGAAAACAACCACGGAAGGTCGTCTTCTCCGGTGACCTTGTTGAACGAAAGATCGAGAGTTTGGAGCGGCCCGAACCCGGTGGCGGAGCCCGCCGAAGGCGGAACAACCCCACCGACGGAGTTGCCAGAGAGATTCAGCGACTTCAACCCCGAGCAAAGCGCGGTGAGAGCGCGGGCATCGGAG from Zingiber officinale cultivar Zhangliang chromosome 5B, Zo_v1.1, whole genome shotgun sequence encodes the following:
- the LOC121985731 gene encoding tryptophan aminotransferase-related protein 3-like, which codes for MTPEQACHQPPSLCSLLRRLPLLILPFSLLLNLLLLFPPPVTRNTPPGIEPHRLQLLTWTHDAAAEAEAVAAVNCSGHGRAFLDGLIASDGRSSCECNTCYRGRDCSLLLPNCAADADSGDPLFLEPYWQQHAALSAVVVSGWHRMSYRTNGDNFISLQLETHLRLLHEAVGNAVTDGKFIVFGSGSTQLFNALIRSLSPDNDSSSSSLSNVVASAPYYPMYKAQTDLLDGREFEWEGLTSDWANASSSPSPSANFIEFVTSPNNPEGTLKRPVLPGSTVIHDHAYYWPHYSAIPAPSDEDIMVFTDSKLSGHASSRFGWVVIKDKGVYQKLNRYLQLNSMGVSRDTQLRVLKLVKVIIAKVKKQDDIFDFGYTTLSERWSKLNKILSSSTRFSLQKLPPQYCSYFNKIRDPSPAFGWVKCEREEDKDCAAVLLKAGIISRTGIIFEAGSRYTRLSLIKTEDDMDLLLQRFESLVSQEEPAVLVAS
- the LOC121985732 gene encoding brassinosteroid LRR receptor kinase BRI1-like → MRRRLLRVSCCSSPSPLFVLVCFCFVLVRASDLELLVAFRASVPNPEILPSWSGQAPCSFEGVACDAEGRVAAVDLRGVRLDAEFGAVYSSLLALGGLRRLALHGVNLTGSIADAGAGRCGGLLSELDLSANSLRGSLSDARALTALCSGLKSLNLSGNSVGGVVPPSAGSATGFGPLQTLDLSFNKVTGEDDLPWLFSSLAGLRRLELVGNHLNAGIPAISNCSSLQHLDLSAAGLIGELDEGVLGGCQSLLYLNLSSNHLVGTLPSDLSSCSSLTSVSLSNNNFSGEIPIATFAAMPNLKSLELAFNSFSGGLGDSIAELPQLQVLDLSSNNLSGPIPSGLCANPSFALEELYLQNNNFSDSIPDSLSNCTNLVSLDLSLNYISGSIPASLGSLSSLRDLIMWQNSLEGEIPAELSAIRTLENLILDNNGLTGTIPAGLADCANLNWISLSSNRLSGRIPSWIGQLRNLAILKLDDNSFSGPIPPELGECKSLIWLDLNSNQLNGSIPPALAKQSDKIAVGLVTGKRYVYLRNDGISDRCRGTGSLLEFAGIRQENLNRLPDHQFCNYTRVYMGSMGYTFNNNGSMIFLDLSFNQLAGEIPMEIGQMYYLMILNLGHNSLSGLIPSELGNLRFIAVLDLSYNSLEGPIPSSFSRLGLSEINLSNNKLNGTIPELGPLPTFSPNRYANNSGLCGLPLPPCQSNAGVHSGDQKQSTHRRRAYVAGSVTMAGFVALFCLFGLLIIVFENRKRQRKEKGYNDNSRDIYIDSRSFSGTGGISNWKLAALTKETVVINLTASEKPLMKLTLADLVDATNEFHNDCLVGSGGFGDVYKAQLKDGNVVAVKKLIHVSGQGDREFTAEMETIGKVKHRNLVPLLGYCKVEEERLLVYQFMKHGSLDDVLHKRNKGCIKLNWEARRKIAVGAARGLAFLHHNCIPHIIHRDMKSSNVLLDDDLEARVSDFGMARLMNVVDTHLSVSTLAGTPGYVPPEYYQSFRCTTKGDVYSYGVVLLELLTGRPPTDSPEFGDNNNLVGWVKQHPKHRIREVFDPELLEEKLHPSMELELCEHLKIAYACLDERQMRRPTMLKVMAMFKERQTVGSTVETPAILREDALIEEPHMISVKEEKEDKF